From the Fimbriimonadaceae bacterium genome, the window GCGAAATTCCCCTTGATCGGGCTGATCGCCTTTGGCGCGGCAAAGTCTGGGCCTGTAGCCCTGACCATCTTCTTGATATTGGTCGTGTCGGTATACTCCCTCTTCGTCTGGGACGCCGTCGCCAAGCAACGGCCGGCCTGACGTGCTTCCCTATATGTACGAGCCTTTGTTGTTGACGACCCGACTCCTCGCCGAGGGACACGCCGCGCCGCCACTCCCGGTCATGGGGAACGCGGCCCTTTGGATCGGCGCGCTCTTGGTGGCGTTCATCTGGGCGTTTTTGGTCGTCGCACAGAAGGGATATTCCGTCAGGGGCCCGGAATCGACCGTCGCCAAACTGGCCGAACACTCTTACTTCTTCTTGGAGAAGGTCTGCGTTTCAGTCATCGGGCCCCATGGCCGCCAGTTCATGCCCTTTATGGCGGCGATTTGGACGGTCGTCTTCTGCGGCAACGTCCTCGGCTTGGTCATCCACGTGACTCCGACGGCCAACCTCAGCTTCAACCTGGGGATGTCCCTCCTCACCGTCGCCTACGTCCAGGTCGTGGGGATCAAGCAGAACGGCCTGGCTGGTCACCTCAAGCACTTCGCCGGGCCGAAGATGGTCGGTGCGCTCGCCCTCATCAACGTCTTGATCTTCTTGGTCGAGATCATGTCGGAGTCGGCCAAGATCGTGTCGCTCAGCCTGCGCCTCTTCGGCAACATCGCCGGTGGCGGGGTCGTCGTCAAGAACCTTGACGAATTGAGTGTCGTCATCGGCCAGCAGATGCTCCACATCGACGGCTTCCACATCGAGGTGCCGATCGGGTCGCTCCTCCTGCCGATCAAGCTCCTCACTGCCGTGCTCCAGCCGTTCGTCTGGATCATGCTCACCGCGGTCTATCTGAACAACGTCACCCACGCGGACCACGGCGACGACCACGGGGTCGCCCACGCCCACTAAGAACGCTTTTACTCACCTGAACAAACATCACGGAGAACACTAAAGAAACATGGGACTCATCGGAATCGGAATCGGCGTCGGCCTCTGCGGTCTGGGCGTCGGCATTGGACAAGGCATCATGGCTAACGGCGGTTTGAGCGGCATGGCCCGCCAGCCCGAGAACTCGGACAACATCCGCCAGGGCCTCCTCATCTCGCTCGTCTTCCCCGAGCTTGTCTTCCTGCTGACCTTCGTCCTTGGCATCCTTATGATGGTCATGGGCGTCAACATCGCCAAGTAAAGGCGTCACTTCAACTTCCCGCTCCCGGTGCCGACGGCCTGGGAGCGGACTGACAAATCTAGGAACTGCACCACAAGTGGCAAGCGAACACAAAGAAGTCCCACCAGAGAAGGGTGGATCCGGCGTCCGGATGGGCATCGGCATAGTCCTGTTCATCTTCAGCATCGTCATGCAGAAGATCTGGGACTTTGAGGCGGTCAAGGAGAGCAACGCGTTGCTGAAGCTCTTCGATCTCAACGTGCCCGTCATCATCGGCACGATCGGCCTGATCTTCTTGCTGTGGGGCGTCATCCAGCAGTTCTACACGACCCCCTTGTGGCACATCATCAACGAGCGGAACTCCGCCATCGAAGGCACCTTCGCCGACGTGGAGAACCTGCGAGACGAGATGAGCCGCACCAAGGCGGACTACGAAGCGAGGCTCCACAAGACCGAGGCGGACGCCCGCGAGCAGATCCAGGCCCAGATCAAGGAAGCCCAGGAACTGAAGAAGCAGCTGATGGCCGACGCCCAAGCGAAGGCCGACGCCTTGCGCAAGGAGGCGGAGACTGAGATTGAGAACCAGCGCCGCCAGGCCCTCGCAGAGTTGCGCGTCCACGTCGCGACCCTCTCGCTCCAGGCCACCGAGAAGATCTTGCAGGAGAACGTCGACAACGACCGGAACCGCAAGCTCATCGACGACTTTTTGACTACTGTCGAGGCTAAGAACTAATGGACGACACCCGCGTCGCCAAGCGGTATGCGCGCGCGCTCTTTAGCGCGGCGAAGCGGGAGGGCGTCGTCTCTGGTGTCGACGAGGACCTCAAGGCCGTCACCACCGCGTTTCGCGACAGCAGCGGTTTTCGGGTGTTCATTGAGAGCCCGCAGACCGACGACGCCCAAAAGACCGGGCTGATGGAGAAGGTGTTCGGTGACCGCGTCACCCCGTTGACGATGTCGGCCCTTCGCCTGCTGATCAAAAAGCGCCGGGACAACGAGATCTTCGCCCTGCAGAAGGAATTCGCCGAACTCCGCCGGCAAATGGACGGCGTGACCAAGGCGACCGTCACCTCGTCGACCCCCCTCGACAAGGGCCAGCAAGACGCGGTGGTCGCCAAGATCGCCGCCAAGACCGGCCGCACTGTCGAGGCCGAGTTCGACATCGACACCAGCTTGATCGGTGGCGTCAAGGTCATCTATGACGACTACATCCTGGACGGTTCCGTCCGCGGCCAGCTGGACCGCATGAAGGAAACATTGCTTTACGACCTCCTCAAACAAGCCTGAGGACCACCCACGACCATGGCCATCAAACCCGAAGAAATCACCTCGATCCTCGAACAGGAACTCGCGTCCTTCGAACGAAAAGTCGACGTCGAGCACGTCGGCACCGTCCTCCAGGTCGGCGACGGCATCGCCCGTGTCTATGGGCTGCCGCACTGTCAGGTCGGTGAAATGCTCGAGTTCCCGGGCGGTGTCATCGGCCTGGCCCTTAACTTGGAAGAAGACTCGATCGGCGCCGTCTTGGTGTCCGACTCGACCGAGATCAAGGAAGGCGACCCCGTCAAGCAGACCGGCAAGATCATCCAGGTCCCCGTCGGCCGGGCGCTCTTGGGTCGTGTCGTGAACGCCTTGGGTCAGCCCATCGACGACATGGGCCCCATCGCCGCAGAGCAGTTCACCAACGTCGAAGTCCTCGCCCCCGGTGTCGTCGACCGCCAGCCGGTCTTTGAACCGCTCCAAACGGGCATCAAGGCCATCGACGCCATGATCCCCATCGGCCGCGGCCAGCGTGAGCTCATCATCGGCGACCGCCAGACGGGCAAGACCAGCATCTGCGTCGACGCCATCATCAACCAGGCCCGCCTGAACGAGAAGTGCGAGGAAAAGGACCGCGTCTACAGCATCTACGTGGCGATCGGACAAAAGATGGCCAACGTCGCCCGCGTCGTCGAGACCCTTCGCCAAGTCGACGCGATGAAGTACACCATCGTCGTCGCCGCGTCGGCCTCCGACTCGAACGCGATGCAGTACCTTGCGCCGTTCTCCGGTGCCGCCATGGGCGAGTACTTCCGTGACAACGGAATGCACGCCTTGGCCGTCTACGACGACCTTTCCAAGCACGCCGTCGCCTACCGCGCCATGTCGTTGCTCCTGCGTCGGCCGCCCGGACGCGAGGCCTACCCCGGCGACGTCTTCTACCTGCACTCCCGCCTTCTGGAGCGCGCCGCCAAGGTGAGCGACGAACTCGGCGGTGGTTCTTTGACCGCCCTGCCCGTCATCGAGACCCAAAGCGGCGACGTCTCGGCGTACATCCCGACCAACGTCATCTCGATCACGGACGGACAGATCTACCTGGAACCTGACCTGTTCTTCGCTGGTGTCCGCCCGGCTATCAACGTCGGTATCTCGGTGAGCCGCGTCGGCGGTAACGCCCAGATCAAGGCGATGAAGTCGGTCGCGGGCCGCATGAAGCTTGAGATGGCGAACTTCCGCGAGGTCCAGGCCTTCGCCCAGTTTGCCAGCGACCTTGACCGCGCCACCCAGCTCCAGTTGCTGCGCGGCCTCCGCCTCACCGAGTTGCTGAAGCAAGGCCTGGGCGTGCCGTACGACGTCGTCGACCAGATCATCTCGATCTTTGCCGGCACCAACGCCTTTCTGGACGACGTGCCGAATGACAAGGTCGGGGCTTACGAGGCGGGACTGCTCTCCTTTGTCAAGGAGAAGTATCCCGACGTCGTCGAGACGATCTCCCGCGAGAAGAAGCTGGACAAGGACGTCGAAGAGACCCTGCGCAAGGCGACCCGCGAGTACACCGACTCGTTCGTCGCCGCTCTGTGACGAGGACACGACATGGCGACGCTCAAGCAGATCCGACAGCGCATCCGAAGCGCCAAGAGCATCCGGCAGATCACCCGCGCGATGAAGCTGGTGGCCGCCGCACGGCTCAACCGGGCGAAGTTGCGCGTGGAAGAGGCACGGCCCTATGCGGAAAAGATGCGGGAGCTCATCCTCAGCATCGGTTCTGCCGGCGAATTGCCCAGCCACCCCCTGCTTGAGCGCCGCGAGGTCAAGAAGGCCCTCCTCGTCTTGGTCACTAGCGACCGAGGCCTAGCTGGTTCGTTCAACTCGGCCCTGATCCGGAAGACCGCCGAACACCTCAAGTCCGCCACCGTCCCGACGTCGCTGGCTTGCGTCGGCAAGAAGGGACAGCAATTCTTTGGCAAGCGCGGATATGACGTGGTGCATTCGGTGTCGTTGCCCACGGCGGGCGCCGACCTCAGCCACGCGGTAGAACTGGCCGACTACCTCCGCAAAGTGTTCGAGTCAGGCGAGTTTGATTCGGTGCAGTTGGTCTATTCAAAGTTCTACTCGCCGATCCGCCAAGAACCTCAGATCGTCCAACTCTTGCCCATCGAACCGCCGACGTCGGCGGAGAAGGCGGTGGACGGCCCGAGCAAGGAGTACGACTTCGAGCCGGCACCCGAAGAGTTGCTTGGATTGCTCTTGCCGAAGTACCTCTTGACCGTCACCTATCAGGCACTCTTAGAGTCTGCCGCCAGCGAGCACGGTGCGCGCATGACGGCGATGAGCAACGCGACGGACAGTGCCGGCAAGATGATCGGGGAACTCACCCTGACCGCCAACCGGGTCCGCCAGGCCGGTATCACCAAGGAAATCTTGGAGATCGTCGGCGGTGCAGAAGCCCTGAACGCCTGACGACACTGGCTGGACAGCAAATGTCCAGACATTCATTGTCAGCTTGCACAGGTGCATTTCTTGATGTGTAGAGTGCGTGATATCCGGTAGGACTAACAGGCTTGCGTGACCATATTTGAGTTCACGTGCCTGATAGACTTACCATCGTGTTCCTCCCCAGTCGAGAAGAGATCAAGCAGGCAGCGCGGCCCGCATTGTCCACGACGATTGTTGTTGTGGCAGGTGTCCTCGTCGCCGGGTTGCTGGTCCAGCGGCTCGGGGTCTTTGTCTTGCCGGCGTTGGCCGTCATCGTGCCCGGCGTCTGGGTCTACGAAGTGTGGCAAGTCCGCGCCGCGCAGGGTGTGTGAGCCACCCCGCGCGACTTGGTTCCTAGCACCCCATGCAGGGTGAGGCGGCCGGCTTGGTCTTCATCGCTTCGAAGACCGACCGGAGTTGTTTGTGGGCGCGGTGGAGGCGGGAGCGGATCGTGCCGACCGGCGCGTCGAACATTTCGGCGATCTCGTTGTAGCTGACACCCTCGACGTCCGCCAGCCAGACCAGACGGCGCTGCTCCTCGGTCAATTGCTTCAACGACGCCTCCATCTCTTCGGAGAGGATGCCGTCCAGCAACACCTCTTCGGGGCCGGGGCGGTCGTCGGCGGTTTCAAAGTGGACTGTCTCGTCCCGACCGTCCGGACGCAGCGGGGCGTCATATGACATCGCCTGGACACGCCGGCTCCGCGACCGCTTGAGGTCGAGGAACAGGCGGGTGACGATGCGGAAGATCCAGTTTTCAAAGGGGCGGTCGCCCTCATAAGCGTCAAAACCGCGATAGGCACGGTAGAAGGCCTCTTGGGTAAGGTCCTCCGCGTCCCCACGGTCGCCGGACAGCCGGTATGCCAGGTTGAACACCTTCTTGTAGCTCCCCTGCATCAGGTCGTTGAACCGAGAGTCGTTGCCGATTGCGAGTGTTTGTGCCATTGTTCTATGGTTCTAGTCCAATATTGACTCAGACATACATCTGAAAGCAATCCCAGGGCATATCGTTCCCGGGTCCCGGGTCAAATGGAACGGCTGCTGACCGTGGAAATGCCTGCCCGAGGAGCTAGGTTCGCCAGTAGGGCCCTCGACAGCAAAAACCTCCGCCCGATGGGCGGAGGTTTTGTTCAGGCTCAGTCCTGCTTGAACGTCAGTGCGAAAACGTGCGAGAACATCTTTTCGACTTGCTCGACAATGCTCTCTTGGCTTTCCTTCACCGGTTCGGCCTTTGGTTC encodes:
- a CDS encoding F0F1 ATP synthase subunit A, which encodes MTTRLLAEGHAAPPLPVMGNAALWIGALLVAFIWAFLVVAQKGYSVRGPESTVAKLAEHSYFFLEKVCVSVIGPHGRQFMPFMAAIWTVVFCGNVLGLVIHVTPTANLSFNLGMSLLTVAYVQVVGIKQNGLAGHLKHFAGPKMVGALALINVLIFLVEIMSESAKIVSLSLRLFGNIAGGGVVVKNLDELSVVIGQQMLHIDGFHIEVPIGSLLLPIKLLTAVLQPFVWIMLTAVYLNNVTHADHGDDHGVAHAH
- the atpF gene encoding F0F1 ATP synthase subunit B; the encoded protein is MASEHKEVPPEKGGSGVRMGIGIVLFIFSIVMQKIWDFEAVKESNALLKLFDLNVPVIIGTIGLIFLLWGVIQQFYTTPLWHIINERNSAIEGTFADVENLRDEMSRTKADYEARLHKTEADAREQIQAQIKEAQELKKQLMADAQAKADALRKEAETEIENQRRQALAELRVHVATLSLQATEKILQENVDNDRNRKLIDDFLTTVEAKN
- the atpH gene encoding ATP synthase F1 subunit delta; protein product: MDDTRVAKRYARALFSAAKREGVVSGVDEDLKAVTTAFRDSSGFRVFIESPQTDDAQKTGLMEKVFGDRVTPLTMSALRLLIKKRRDNEIFALQKEFAELRRQMDGVTKATVTSSTPLDKGQQDAVVAKIAAKTGRTVEAEFDIDTSLIGGVKVIYDDYILDGSVRGQLDRMKETLLYDLLKQA
- the atpA gene encoding F0F1 ATP synthase subunit alpha produces the protein MAIKPEEITSILEQELASFERKVDVEHVGTVLQVGDGIARVYGLPHCQVGEMLEFPGGVIGLALNLEEDSIGAVLVSDSTEIKEGDPVKQTGKIIQVPVGRALLGRVVNALGQPIDDMGPIAAEQFTNVEVLAPGVVDRQPVFEPLQTGIKAIDAMIPIGRGQRELIIGDRQTGKTSICVDAIINQARLNEKCEEKDRVYSIYVAIGQKMANVARVVETLRQVDAMKYTIVVAASASDSNAMQYLAPFSGAAMGEYFRDNGMHALAVYDDLSKHAVAYRAMSLLLRRPPGREAYPGDVFYLHSRLLERAAKVSDELGGGSLTALPVIETQSGDVSAYIPTNVISITDGQIYLEPDLFFAGVRPAINVGISVSRVGGNAQIKAMKSVAGRMKLEMANFREVQAFAQFASDLDRATQLQLLRGLRLTELLKQGLGVPYDVVDQIISIFAGTNAFLDDVPNDKVGAYEAGLLSFVKEKYPDVVETISREKKLDKDVEETLRKATREYTDSFVAAL
- the atpG gene encoding ATP synthase F1 subunit gamma; amino-acid sequence: MATLKQIRQRIRSAKSIRQITRAMKLVAAARLNRAKLRVEEARPYAEKMRELILSIGSAGELPSHPLLERREVKKALLVLVTSDRGLAGSFNSALIRKTAEHLKSATVPTSLACVGKKGQQFFGKRGYDVVHSVSLPTAGADLSHAVELADYLRKVFESGEFDSVQLVYSKFYSPIRQEPQIVQLLPIEPPTSAEKAVDGPSKEYDFEPAPEELLGLLLPKYLLTVTYQALLESAASEHGARMTAMSNATDSAGKMIGELTLTANRVRQAGITKEILEIVGGAEALNA
- a CDS encoding sigma-70 family RNA polymerase sigma factor, whose product is MAQTLAIGNDSRFNDLMQGSYKKVFNLAYRLSGDRGDAEDLTQEAFYRAYRGFDAYEGDRPFENWIFRIVTRLFLDLKRSRSRRVQAMSYDAPLRPDGRDETVHFETADDRPGPEEVLLDGILSEEMEASLKQLTEEQRRLVWLADVEGVSYNEIAEMFDAPVGTIRSRLHRAHKQLRSVFEAMKTKPAASPCMGC